The proteins below are encoded in one region of Malaclemys terrapin pileata isolate rMalTer1 chromosome 8, rMalTer1.hap1, whole genome shotgun sequence:
- the LOC128841864 gene encoding vang-like protein 1: MDTESTYSGYSHYSGHSKKAHRQGSRDRHKSPRSKDGSRSEKSVTIQTPPAEPLLGNDASRTEEGQDDNWGETTTAITGTSEHSISQEDIARISKDLEDSVGLDCKRYLGLTVAAVLGLLVFLTPIASILLPQILWWDELEPCGTVCEGLFISVAFKLLILLIGTWALFFRQSKADIPRVFVFRALLLVLIFLFVFSYWLFYDVRILDSKDTNYQGIVQYAVSLVDALLFIHYLAIVLLELRQLQPMFTVKVVRSTDGESRYYSLGHLRSESTAGFSAVAFLSASGQCGGTALDTAVYLSAEQEQHLIAHASCSMVPVVCLIPCPKEPTSRAKVTLTLHVLVSLWHPVSNGDHL; this comes from the coding sequence ATGGATACCGAATCGACATACTCGGGATATTCCCACTACTCAGGTCACTCCAAAAAAGCCCACAGACAAGGGAGTCGGGACAGGCACAAATCGCCACGGAGTAAAGATGGCAGTAGGTCAGAGAAATCAGTCACCATCCAGACGCCTCCCGCGGAACCGCTGCTGGGGAATGATGCCTCTCGGACAGAAGAGGGTCAGGATGACAATTGGGGTGAGACCACAACAGCTATCACAGGCACCTCGGAGCACAGCATCTCCCAGGAGGACATTGCCAGGATCAGTAAGGATCTGGAGGACAGTGTTGGCTTGGATTGCAAACGCTATCTTGGTTTAACAGTGGCTGCTGTCCTTGGACTCCTCGTCTTCCTTACCCCCATTGCCTCCATTCTCTTACCCCAGATCCTGTGGTGGGATGAACTGGAGCCATGTGGCACCGTCTGCGAGGGACTGTTCATCTCTGTGGCTTTTAAACTCCTGATTCTTCTGATTGGGACCTGGGCTCTGTTCTTCCGTCAGTCGAAGGCGGATATACCAAGAGTGTTCGTGTTCCGGGCCCTCCTGTTGGTCCTTatattcctgtttgttttttcctactGGCTCTTCTATGACGTCCGCATCTTGGACTCCAAGGACACCAATTACCAGGGGATAGTGCAGTATGCGGTGTCTCTCGTAGATGCTCTCCTCTTCATTCACTATCTAGCCATTGTGCTGCTGGAGCTGAGGCAACTGCAGCCCATGTTCACGGTCAAGGTGGTGCGGTCGACAGATGGAGAGTCGCGATATTATAGCTTGGGGCACCTGAGGTCTGAATCCACTGCAGGTTTCTCTGCAGTTGCCTTTTTAAGTGCTAGTGGACAGTGTGGAGGGACTGCATTGGACACTGCAGTCTATTTGTCTGCGGAACAAGAACAGCACTTGATAGCACATGCCTCCTGCAGCATGGTGCCAGTTGTGTGCCTAATCCCCTGTCCTAAAGAACCCACCTCCAGAGCGAAAGTGACATTGACTCTCCATGTCCTGGTCAGTCTTTGGCACCCCGTCAGTAATGGGGACCATTTGTGA